The genomic interval AGCCCGGTACGCCGGTCCGGCACGGGCCACACCAGACCGGCGTCGGTCAGGGCGGCCAGAGCCTGCTCGGCGCTGCTCTCGTCGGTGTCCAGCAGCGGGACGGCGAGCCAACCGGGGAACTCGGCCACCGGCAGCGCGCCGAGCCGCCGCAGCAGGGTCGCGGGTTGCGGCGCCAGCCGCTGGTACGCCCCGGCCAGTCCGCGCCGCACGTCCCGGTCGCCGTCGACGAGCCGGTCGAGCCGGCGCGTACCGTCGGTGAGCCGGTCGACGGCCTGGGGCAGCGACCGGTCGGCCCCGACCGCGAGCCGATTTCCGGTGACCCGGATCGCCAGCGGGAGCCGGTCACAGAGCTGCACCATCCGGTGCACGGCCGGCAGGTCACCGGCGACCCGGTCCGGCAGCATGCCGGTGAGCAGCCGGACCGCCGGCTCGACCGGCAGCACGTCGAGGGTGACCCGGTGGGCGCCGTCCAGGCCGGCCAGCGGGCGCCGGGCGGTCACCAGCGCCGCCGAGGCCGGCCCGGTGGGCAGCAGCGGGCGTACCTGCGCCTCGTCGGCGGCACCGTCGAGCAGGACCAGGATCCGGCGCCGTGCCACCAGCGACCGGTAGAGGTCACGCCGCTCGGTACGCCCGTCCGGAACCGCGGCCCCGGGTACGCCGAGCGCGCGGAGGAACCCGCCGAGTACCTCGTGCGGGTCCACCGGCACGCCCTGACCGCCGTCGACGAGTTCGGCGTAGAGGCAGCCGTCCGGGTGTCCGGGGCCGACGTCCCAGCCGGCCCGGATCGCCAGTGCCGTCTTGCCGACCCCGGGCAGGCCGGAGACGACCACCACGGCCGGTCCGGTCCGGCCGGTGCCGTCGCCGAGGGCGCGGCGGATCCGGGTCAGTTCGGCGTCCCGCCCGACGAAGTCGGCGACGGCGGGCGGAAGCTGCCACGGGACATCCCCGGTGCGTCCGGTCGTACCGTCCCGGCCGCTGGGTCGACGGCGGGCCGGGCCGCCCGGTTGCCCGCCGGGCCGTCGACCGGGCAGCCCACCCGGTCGACGAGCCGGTCGTCCGGCCACCCGACGGCGGGCCGGTGGCCCGCCCGGGCGCCGTCCCGGCCGGTTCGCATCGGTGCTCCCCGAGTCGACGGCGGCCGCCAACGACGCACCCGGCCCCGCCAACGGAGCTTCCGGCCCCGCCAACGAGGCACCCGGCCCCGCCAACGGAGCTTCCGGCCCCGCCAACGGCGCACCCGGCCCCGCCAACGGAGTTTCCGGGCTCGCCAGCGAGGCGCCCGGCCCCGCCAACGGAGCTTCCGGGCTCGCCAGCGAGGCGCCCGGCCCCGCCAACGGAGCTTCCGGCGGGAGGTCGAGCGCGGGATCGCGGTTGAGGATCCGGTGCTGGAGTTCGGTCAGGCGGGGGCCGGGCTCGATCCCGACCTCGTCGGCGAGTCGCCGACGGAAGTCCTGCAATCCGGTGAGCGCCTCGGTGACCCGGCCGCAGCGATAGAGCGCGAGTACCAGATTCTCCCGGAAGCGTTCGTTGAACGGATCCGTGGCAACCAGCCCGACCAGTTCGGTGACCAGGTCGGCGTGCCGGCCGAGCGCGAGTTCGAGTTCGACGCAGCGGGCCCGGATCGCGGCCCGCCGCTCGGTGAGCAGGGTGGCCGCCGTCCCGACCAGTTGCCCGGGCACCCCGGCCAGCGCGGAGCCGCGCCACAGGTCGAGCGCGGACCTCAGCCGTGCGACGGCATCGGCGGGCCGGCCGGTGGAGGCCGCCCGCTCCGCCTCGGCGACGTACCGCTCGAACAGCAGCGCGTCGAGTTCGTCGGTCGTCACGGCGAGCCGGTAACCGGCCGACTCGGTGAGTACCATCGGCCGCTGCGCGCCGGCCCGGGCGAGCAGCCGGCGCAGTTGGGACACCACGATGGTCAGTTGGCTGCGGGCGGTCGGCGGCGCGTGCCAGCCCCACACCGCCTCGATCAGCCGGTCGGTCGGCACCGTCCGGTTGGCCTCCAGGAGCAGGGTCGCGAGCAGGGTCGAGACCCGGGCGCTCCGGATCCGGAGTGGAGCACCGGCAACCTCGACCGACAGGGGACCCAGGATTCTGAACCGCATACTCGTCTCCGCCGCGTCGCCGCGCGACAGCCGTACGACTGCCTGGGGCCGAGCCTGCTGCACCGCCCGAGGCCGAGCCAGGGACAGCTGACCCGGCTGTCCGGGAGGAATGCCCGACACGCCGGGCACGCCCCGACACGTCGGCCGGTCGGTCGAGCGCCGGCCGGCCGATCAGAGGAGCAGATTGACGAGTACGGTCAGGACGATCGAGCCGACGATCGAGATCAGGATCATCAGCAGGCAGCCCAGTCCGCCACCGAGCGGGCGGACCTCGACACGGCCGAATCGCATCCCGGTCAGAGCTCCCGCAGCCGGGGCAGCAGCTCGTGCTCGGCCCAGTCCAGGAACCTCGGCTGGCCCTCGACGCCGACCTGCACGAACGCCACGTCGGTGAAGCCGGCGTCGACGTACTTGCGGAACGCCTCGACGTGCGGGTCCAGGTCCGGTCCGCAGGGTACGAGCTGCGCGATGTCCTCGGGACGGATGGCCTCGCTGGCGCTGACGAAGGACTCCGGCCCGGGCAGCTCGGCCTTGACCGTCCAGTTCAGGGCGGCCCACCGCCACTGGTCGTGCACCGTCTTGCGGCAGTCGTCGGCGTCCGGGCCGTAACAGACCGCCGCCTGCCCGTAACGGGGCTTGCCGGCGCCGCCGCGTTCGTCGTACATCCTGACCACGGCCGCGTCCGGGTTGTCGCAGACCAGCGCGTCGGCGTACTCGCATGCCAGCTCGACCGAGTGCGGCCCGGAGGCCGCGAGGGCGATCGGGATGGGGCCCTCCGGCCGGTCCCAGAGGTACGCCTCGGGCACCTCGAAGTGGTTGCCGGAGTAGGAGAGGTTGTCGCCGTCGAGCAGCGGCCGGATGATCTGCAACGCCTCCTCCAGCATCTCGTGCCGCTGGTGCACGTAGGGCCAGGCGCCCGCCACGTGTTCGTTGAGGTTCTCCCCGGCGCCGAGCGAGAGGGTGAACCGGCCGTCGGACATCACCCCGATCGTCGCGGCCTTCTGCGCCACCACCGCCGGGTGGTAACGCCGGATCGGGCAGGTCACGTAGGTCATCAGTTTGATCCGGGAGGTGGCGTGCGCGACCGCGCCGAGTACGGCCCAGGCGTAGGGCGAGTGGCCCTGCGAGGCGAGCCAGGGGGAGTAGTGGTCGGAGATGACCAGATAGTCGAAGCCGGCCTGTTCCGCCCGGACCGCCTGGTCGACCAGGTCCTTCGGTCCGGTCTGTTCACACATCAGCGTGTAGCCCACCCCGACCATGCCGGCCTCCTCCGTCGTCCGATTCCGGTTGTCTACCCCTCCTGGCGCCGGTAAACCCCGGTCGTCCGGCGTGAAGTGCAGTGACGTCCTTGACTATTTCCCGACCGTGGAGGTAGGTTCGTCCTTAACCGGTTAAGAATGGCCGGTGCATCATCCTTGTGGTGGGGATGACGGCGCCCGTGGCGGTCGGTCACCGCACCGCCCGGGCGCCGCCGGCGGAGTTCGGTTCTTCCCCCCGGTCAACGGCCGTATTAACGTGTCCGACCATGGTGATCTCTCGACGGCTCGGTGCCGTGCTGGCGGCGACGACCGTCACCCTCTCGCTCGGTGCCACCCCCGCGTCGGCCACCGGGCGGGGTCACGGTCACGGCGGTGCCGGGAAGCCGGGTGCGCCGGGGGTCGGTGACGGCTATTTCCCGGCGGCCGGCAACGGCGGGTACGACGTCCTCCACTACGGACTGGAGATCCGCTACGAACCGACCAGCCGGGCCTTCGCCGGGGTCGCCACGATCAGCGCCCGGGCCACCGACCGGCTCTCCCGGTTCAACCTCGACCTGCGCGGCTTCGAGGTGCGGTCGGTGACCGTCGACGGCCGGGCCGCCCGGTACGACCGGGACGGCCAGGAGCTGCGCATCTCGCCGAGGAACGGCCTGTCCCGGGGCGAGCGGTTCACCGTCGTCGTCCGGTACGACGGCACCACCGGCCGCCCGACCGACATCGAGGGCGCCCTCTACGGCTGGGTCTCCACGCCGGACGGCTCCTTCGTGGCGAACGAGCCCGACGGCGCCGCCACCTGGTATCCGGTCAACGACCACCCGACCGACAAGGCCAGCTACGACTTCCGGATCACGGTGCCGGCCGGCAAGACCGCGGTCGCCAACGGCGAACTCGTCGAGCAGCGCACGAGGAACGGCTGGACGACCTTCGTCTGGCGGGCCCGCGACCCGATGGCGAGCTACCTCTCCACCGCCTCGGTCGGCGACTACGACCTGCGCCGCAGCACCGGCCCGCGCGGCCTGCCGATCATCGACGCGGTCGACCGGGACCTCGGCCCGGACGCCGCCGACGGGCTGGCCCGGACCAGGGAGATGATCGAGTACTTCTCCGACCTCTTCGGCCGGTACCCGTTCACCTCCTACGGGGCGATCGTCGACGACGACGAGGACGCCGGGTACGCGCTGGAGACGCAGACCCGGCCGATCTACTCAGGACCGCCCGGCGAGGGCACGGTGGCGCACGAGCTGGCCCACCAGTGGTACGGCAACAGCGTCAGCCCGGCCCGCTGGCAGGAGATCTGGCTCAACGAGGGGTTCGCCAGCTACGCCGAGTGGCTCTGGGAGGAGCACACCGGCGGGCGTACCGCGCAGGCGCGGTTCGACACCAACTACGCCCGGCCGGAGACGGCGAGCTTCTGGAACCCGCCGCCCGGCGACCCGGGTGCGACCAACCTCTTCGCCGGCTCGGTCTACACCAAGGGCGCGATGACGCTGCACGCGCTGCGTACGAAGATCGGTGACCGGGCCTTCTTCGCCCTGCTCCGCGCCTGGTACGCGGCGAACCGCGACGACACGGTGACCACCGCCGACTTCGTCCGGCTCGCCGAGAAGGTCAGCGGGCGGCAGCTCGACGCCTTCTTCCAGACCTGGCTCTACACCCCGGGCAAGCCCACCGCCTGGTGACGATCCGGCACCGCCCCTCCGCCCGGTACCGGGCGGAGGGGTTACTTAACCGGTTGCGTTAACCGGTTCATCGGCCTACCCTGATCCGTGCCGTCGCAGGGAGTTGGGTGGCAACTGTCGGGCAACAGTTGCCGGTCCCCTCACTTCTGTCCCCGTCCCGGGACCCTCCCTGAGGTAGGTCATGAAAAGACGAATCTACGCCGTCGCATCGGCGCTGCTCGCGCTCGTCGCCGCCACTGCCGTCTCGCTCTTCGTGGTGACCCCGTCGGCACAGGCGGCGGCCGGCTTCACGATCAGCGGCGGGCGGCTCATCGACGCGCGCGGCAACGAGTTCATCATGCGTGGGGTCAGCCACGCGCACACCTGGTACGCCAGCCAAACCGGTTCATTCCGCGACATCAAATCGCTGGGCGCGAACACCGTACGGGTGGTGCTGAGCAGCGGTGCCCGGTGGACCCAGAACAGCGCCAGCGACGTCGCCAACGTCATCTCGCTGTGCAAGGCCAACCGGCTGATCTGCGTCCTGGAGGTGCACGACACCACCGGGTACGGCGAGGAGGGCGCGGCGATCACCCTCGACCAGGCGGTGAGCTACTGGATCAGCATCCAGAGCGCACTGGCCGGCCAGGAGAACTACGTCATCCTCAACATCGGCAACGAGCCGTTCGGCAACAACGAGGCGACCAGCGCCAACTGGCCGACGCACACCCGTAACGCGATCACCCGGCTGCGCAACGCCGGCTTCGACCACACCATCATGGTCGACGCGCCGATGTGGGGTCAGGACTGGCGCTTCATAATGCGGGACAACGCGCAGAGCGTCTTCAACGCCGACCCGGACCGGAACACCATCTTCTCGATCCACATGTACGGCGTCTTCGACACCGCCGCCGAGATCACCGACTACCTCGGCCGGTTCCGCAGCGCCAACCTGCCGATCGTGGTGGGGGAGTTCGGGCACAACCACTCGGACGGCAACCCGGACGAGGACACCATCATGTCGTACGCCCAGCAGAACGGGATCGGCTACATCGGCTGGTCGTGGAGCGGTAACGGCGGCGGCGTCGAGTACCTCGACATGGTGACGAACTTCAACGTGAGCCAGTTGACCTCGTGGGGGCAGCGGATCTTCAACGGGGCGAACGGGATCCGGCAGACCGCCCGGGAGGCGACCGTCTACAGCGGCGGCAACCCGACGACTCCGCCGACGACCCGGCCCCCGACCGGTACCCCGACCACCCGCCCACCGACGACTCCGCCGACCACGTCACCGGGCGGTACCCGGGGCTGCACCGCCACGTACGCCGTCACCGGGCAGTGGCAGGGCGGCTTCCAGGGCGAGGTCCGGGTGACCGCCGGCAGCGCGGCGATCAGCGGCTGGACCGTCACCTGGACCTTCGCCAACGGGCAGCAGGTCAACCAGGCGTGGAACGCGACGCTCAGCAGCAGCGGGTCGACCGTGACCGCGCGGAACGTCTCGCACAACGGCAGCCTCGGCGCCGGGGCGAGTACCGCGTTCGGGTTCATCGGAACCTGGAACGGCAGCAACACCACGCCGACGCTGAGCTGCACCGCCAGCTGACCTGTCGGCTTCCGCCGGTGGCCGGGCCCGCGTCCGCGGGCCCGGCCACGCGTTCCTGCGGCGACCGGTCGGCAACCACCCGCCGGCGTCTCCGCCGTCTCCGGGGCCTCCGGCGTCTCCGCCGGTTCCCGAGGGGACGGTCAGCTCCGGCCCGGTAGCCGGGGCAGCACCTCGGTGGCCACCTCCGCGAGGACCGCCTCGTCCCCGGCGTACCAGCTCGACTCGCGCGGCCAGTGCGTGACGACGTCGGTGAAGCCCAGCTCGGCGGCCCGGCCGACCGCCTCGGCGAAGTGCCCCGCGCTGGAGAGCGAGAAGACCGGGGCGGAGTCGAGGGAGAGATAGCGGTCCAGGCTGCCGGGCTCCCGGCCGGCGGCGGCGAGGATCTCGTCCATCCGGCCGGCGAGGTCGGCGACGGAGCGCCACCACGCCGCCATGTCGTCGCCGTCCGGGATGCCGGTGGTGACCCAGCCCTGGCCGTACCGGGCGGCGAG from Plantactinospora sp. BC1 carries:
- a CDS encoding AfsR/SARP family transcriptional regulator, with the translated sequence MRFRILGPLSVEVAGAPLRIRSARVSTLLATLLLEANRTVPTDRLIEAVWGWHAPPTARSQLTIVVSQLRRLLARAGAQRPMVLTESAGYRLAVTTDELDALLFERYVAEAERAASTGRPADAVARLRSALDLWRGSALAGVPGQLVGTAATLLTERRAAIRARCVELELALGRHADLVTELVGLVATDPFNERFRENLVLALYRCGRVTEALTGLQDFRRRLADEVGIEPGPRLTELQHRILNRDPALDLPPEAPLAGPGASLASPEAPLAGPGASLASPETPLAGPGAPLAGPEAPLAGPGASLAGPEAPLAGPGASLAAAVDSGSTDANRPGRRPGGPPARRRVAGRPARRPGGLPGRRPGGQPGGPARRRPSGRDGTTGRTGDVPWQLPPAVADFVGRDAELTRIRRALGDGTGRTGPAVVVVSGLPGVGKTALAIRAGWDVGPGHPDGCLYAELVDGGQGVPVDPHEVLGGFLRALGVPGAAVPDGRTERRDLYRSLVARRRILVLLDGAADEAQVRPLLPTGPASAALVTARRPLAGLDGAHRVTLDVLPVEPAVRLLTGMLPDRVAGDLPAVHRMVQLCDRLPLAIRVTGNRLAVGADRSLPQAVDRLTDGTRRLDRLVDGDRDVRRGLAGAYQRLAPQPATLLRRLGALPVAEFPGWLAVPLLDTDESSAEQALAALTDAGLVWPVPDRRTGLSRYRMPELVRLYAAERVGVDDPPPTRATAHRRAYWWLLDLALRADRQVPEQVFPAGAIGLPRGFGPGEELLRAVDADPLGWLGAERHLLVGAAEQAAGLGDTELAWRLAVAPTNFLHQRGLTELWQRAVAHGRAALRDRGGVDRGRALLSLGNALLLLSRAESGAAWTAARAARRLFDELGDPDRAAACAAVQWLAGQRPAPAASPVGVGARRGTDEPAPLRRTGTLRGVIRRIGVAPRATPILCPADQPEPVARRPVGGAPAPRRGSAQRPPDVVAVIPGQVRPPDPALAGSE
- a CDS encoding TIGR03557 family F420-dependent LLM class oxidoreductase produces the protein MVGVGYTLMCEQTGPKDLVDQAVRAEQAGFDYLVISDHYSPWLASQGHSPYAWAVLGAVAHATSRIKLMTYVTCPIRRYHPAVVAQKAATIGVMSDGRFTLSLGAGENLNEHVAGAWPYVHQRHEMLEEALQIIRPLLDGDNLSYSGNHFEVPEAYLWDRPEGPIPIALAASGPHSVELACEYADALVCDNPDAAVVRMYDERGGAGKPRYGQAAVCYGPDADDCRKTVHDQWRWAALNWTVKAELPGPESFVSASEAIRPEDIAQLVPCGPDLDPHVEAFRKYVDAGFTDVAFVQVGVEGQPRFLDWAEHELLPRLREL
- a CDS encoding M1 family metallopeptidase codes for the protein MVISRRLGAVLAATTVTLSLGATPASATGRGHGHGGAGKPGAPGVGDGYFPAAGNGGYDVLHYGLEIRYEPTSRAFAGVATISARATDRLSRFNLDLRGFEVRSVTVDGRAARYDRDGQELRISPRNGLSRGERFTVVVRYDGTTGRPTDIEGALYGWVSTPDGSFVANEPDGAATWYPVNDHPTDKASYDFRITVPAGKTAVANGELVEQRTRNGWTTFVWRARDPMASYLSTASVGDYDLRRSTGPRGLPIIDAVDRDLGPDAADGLARTREMIEYFSDLFGRYPFTSYGAIVDDDEDAGYALETQTRPIYSGPPGEGTVAHELAHQWYGNSVSPARWQEIWLNEGFASYAEWLWEEHTGGRTAQARFDTNYARPETASFWNPPPGDPGATNLFAGSVYTKGAMTLHALRTKIGDRAFFALLRAWYAANRDDTVTTADFVRLAEKVSGRQLDAFFQTWLYTPGKPTAW
- a CDS encoding cellulase family glycosylhydrolase, whose protein sequence is MKRRIYAVASALLALVAATAVSLFVVTPSAQAAAGFTISGGRLIDARGNEFIMRGVSHAHTWYASQTGSFRDIKSLGANTVRVVLSSGARWTQNSASDVANVISLCKANRLICVLEVHDTTGYGEEGAAITLDQAVSYWISIQSALAGQENYVILNIGNEPFGNNEATSANWPTHTRNAITRLRNAGFDHTIMVDAPMWGQDWRFIMRDNAQSVFNADPDRNTIFSIHMYGVFDTAAEITDYLGRFRSANLPIVVGEFGHNHSDGNPDEDTIMSYAQQNGIGYIGWSWSGNGGGVEYLDMVTNFNVSQLTSWGQRIFNGANGIRQTAREATVYSGGNPTTPPTTRPPTGTPTTRPPTTPPTTSPGGTRGCTATYAVTGQWQGGFQGEVRVTAGSAAISGWTVTWTFANGQQVNQAWNATLSSSGSTVTARNVSHNGSLGAGASTAFGFIGTWNGSNTTPTLSCTAS